The following proteins are encoded in a genomic region of Diadema setosum chromosome 10, eeDiaSeto1, whole genome shotgun sequence:
- the LOC140233628 gene encoding tektin-B1 gives MSIKTDIASKPVNHFAPSDWHTNSHLLSTNAERLRDNSHSTRQESSHLRNETYNRTSWGIHDNTTRLSNRIDDIETWRETLEKTLADVDEEIRKLEDDKELAERALEAKALPLDVASECKTLRDGRRDIDVVDDLANSEVIKEIDVIEGIKDALQSKVSSAFEQLCLLQEARQQLAADLRDKTEAKKIDTYCHDLSINSPDICYQPNSTRTPKGSTTPQTWEDFSRYNKDRADAEMRASQRLREAIHSTVAQTDNDLEAQRQATEFALRKRIHEMKRAKDEDEWQKQNTEEEIAKQERNIRELEQAIKDKENPLKLAMTRLENRTYRPNVELCRDNAQYGLVNEVHEIQDSIKALEKKLQDSHNARDACEKQLYRINKDLELKNNSLDLDNKCMQVRGKLTHGPVTQTMNNLSTFKTDRELYTAQRNLLA, from the exons atgtccaTCAAAACAGATATCGCCAGCAAGCCAGTAAACCACTTTGCCCCTTCAGACTGGCACACAAACAGTCACCTGCTTTCCACAAATGCGGAGCGTCTCCGTGATAATTCACACTCCACACGCCAAGAGTCTAGCCATCTACGCAACGAGACCTACAACCGCACATCATGGGGAATCCACGACAACACAACCCGCCTCTCAAACAGGATCGACGACATCGAAACATGGCGAGAAACCCTGGAGAAGACTCTTGCTGATGTCGACGAGGAGATCAGGAAATTGGAGGATGACAAGGAGTTGGCCGAGAGGGCGCTAGAGGCAAAGGCCCTTCCCCTTGATGTTGCTTCAGAGTGCAAGACACTGCGTGACGGAAGGCGGGATATCGATGTTGTAGATGACCTAGCAAATTCTGAAGTAATCAAG GAAATTGATGTCATCGAGGGGATCAAGGATGCACTCCAGTCTAAGGTCAGCTCCGCCTTCGAGCAGCTCTGTCTCCTCCAGGAGGCCCGTCAGCAGCTGGCCGCTGACCTGAGGGATAAGACGGAGGCCAAGAAGATCGACACCTACTGCCACGACCTGAGCATCAACTCGCCAGACATCTGCTACCAGCCAAATTCCACCAGGACACCCAAGGG GAGCACCACCCCACAGACATGGGAAGACTTCTCCCGCTACAACAAGGACCGGGCCGATGCCGAGATGCGTGCCTCCCAGCGCCTGCGTGAGGCCATCCACAGCACCGTGGCCCAGACCGACAATGACCTGGAGGCCCAGCGGCAGGCCACCGAGTTCGCCCTGCGCAAGAGGATCCACGAGATGAAGCGAGCCAAGGACGAGGACGAGTGGCAGAAGCAGAAT ACCGAAGAGGAGATTGCCAAGCAGGAGCGCAACATCCGTGAGCTGGAGCAGGCAATCAAGGACAAGGAGAACCCACTGAAGCTGGCCATGACGCGGCTGGAGAATCGCACCTACCGCCCCAACGTGGAGCTGTGTCGGGACAACGCCCAGTACGGTCTGGTCAACGAGGTGCACGAGATCCAGGACAGCATCAAGGCGCTTGAGAAGAAGCTCCAGGACTCACA CAACGCTCGTGATGCCTGCGAGAAGCAGCTCTACCGCATCAACAAGGACCTGGAACTCAAGAACAATTCCCTGGACCTCGACAACAAGTGCATGCAGGTGCGCGGCAAGCTCACCCACGGCCCAGTCACGCAGACCATGAACAACCTATCCACATTCAAGACGGACCGCGAGCTCTACACCGCGCAGAGGAATCTCCTAGcttaa